Proteins from one Salinispora arenicola genomic window:
- a CDS encoding right-handed parallel beta-helix repeat-containing protein, whose protein sequence is MLQSRRLPRPPGRRRVPRAVATVSAAALTGIVGLAGTGSATAAYQSTPGSADPSHREWSKTDGQWGGHWGTAGDPGWHRDDHGDHKAKGTPVPCDPNALIAAITAANQAGGGTLRLAEKCRYTLTVNQDDNGLPPIFQPITIHGQGATIIRAAAADNFRIFNVTTGGDLTLKDLTVAGGRVEDADGGGILAGEGSRLTLKHVTVRDNIALAGDTTGGEGGGIYSDRGKVTITKSTITRNTAGTDGGGYYSDNAVVSISKSKVTHNTAGDEGGGLVNDDGNATISHTVISDNSATDGGGVHGDGDLTEIVYSTITRNTASALGGGIHDDGNEGLLLRHVTVAKNTATSGGGLHLTGSIGATIEHSKIVHNIATTGDGGGIAVNGEDSTNAVVALRRSTVSDNQATGRAGGIFFNPPEGATDALLTLTDVRVTKNLAQLEPGGIYNNGTVIVLGKTTIIDNRPTNCVGSPNPVPTCFG, encoded by the coding sequence ATGTTGCAGAGCAGGAGACTCCCACGGCCGCCCGGGCGACGCCGCGTCCCCCGGGCCGTGGCCACGGTCAGCGCCGCGGCCCTCACCGGAATCGTCGGCCTGGCCGGCACCGGATCAGCCACCGCCGCATACCAGTCCACACCCGGTTCCGCCGACCCATCGCACCGTGAGTGGTCGAAGACCGACGGCCAGTGGGGCGGTCACTGGGGCACGGCCGGTGATCCGGGCTGGCACCGCGACGACCACGGTGACCACAAGGCCAAGGGCACCCCCGTGCCCTGTGACCCCAACGCGCTCATCGCCGCGATCACCGCCGCGAACCAGGCCGGCGGAGGCACCCTGCGCCTGGCCGAGAAATGCCGCTACACCCTGACCGTCAACCAGGACGACAACGGACTACCCCCCATCTTCCAACCCATCACGATCCACGGCCAGGGCGCCACCATCATCCGCGCCGCCGCCGCCGACAACTTCCGCATCTTCAACGTCACCACCGGCGGCGACCTCACCCTCAAAGACCTCACCGTCGCCGGCGGACGAGTCGAGGACGCCGACGGCGGCGGCATCCTCGCCGGTGAGGGCAGCCGACTGACCCTCAAGCACGTCACCGTCCGCGACAACATCGCGCTCGCCGGCGACACGACGGGCGGCGAAGGCGGCGGCATCTACAGCGACCGCGGCAAGGTCACGATCACCAAGAGCACCATCACCCGCAACACCGCCGGCACCGACGGCGGCGGCTACTACAGCGACAACGCCGTCGTCTCCATCAGCAAGTCGAAAGTGACCCACAACACCGCCGGCGACGAAGGCGGCGGACTGGTCAACGACGACGGCAACGCCACCATCAGCCACACCGTGATCAGCGACAACAGCGCCACCGACGGCGGCGGCGTGCACGGCGACGGTGACCTGACCGAGATCGTCTACAGCACCATCACCCGCAACACCGCCAGCGCACTCGGCGGCGGCATCCACGACGACGGCAACGAGGGCCTGCTGCTGCGACACGTCACCGTCGCCAAGAACACCGCCACCTCCGGCGGCGGGCTCCACCTCACCGGCAGCATCGGCGCCACCATCGAGCACAGCAAGATCGTGCACAACATCGCCACCACCGGCGACGGCGGCGGCATCGCCGTCAACGGTGAGGATTCCACCAATGCCGTGGTGGCCCTGCGTCGGAGCACCGTCTCCGACAACCAGGCCACCGGCCGCGCCGGCGGCATCTTCTTCAACCCACCCGAGGGTGCCACCGATGCCCTGCTGACCCTCACCGACGTCCGCGTCACCAAGAACCTCGCCCAACTCGAACCCGGCGGCATCTACAACAACGGCACCGTCATCGTCCTGGGCAAGACCACCATCATCGACAACCGACCCACCAACTGCGTCGGCAGCCCCAACCCCGTACCCACCTGCTTCGGCTGA
- the def gene encoding peptide deformylase translates to MTMRPIRLIGDPVLRTPAEPVTSFDAELRALVADLMDTLLGAPGRAGVAAPQIGVSARVFVYDADGHRGHLVNPTLELGDEQQDDDEGCLSVPGLYFPTSRAMHATAHGVDQHGQPLTITGTGFLARALQHETDHLAGRLYVDTLRGETRRRALREIRGGRYAPPRSR, encoded by the coding sequence ATGACGATGCGCCCGATCCGACTCATCGGCGACCCGGTGCTGCGCACCCCCGCCGAGCCGGTCACCAGCTTCGACGCCGAGCTACGCGCGCTGGTCGCGGACCTGATGGATACCCTGCTCGGCGCGCCCGGACGCGCCGGTGTGGCGGCGCCACAGATCGGCGTCAGCGCCCGGGTGTTCGTCTACGACGCCGACGGTCACCGCGGCCACCTCGTCAACCCCACCCTGGAACTCGGCGACGAACAGCAGGACGACGACGAGGGCTGCCTGTCCGTCCCCGGCCTGTACTTCCCGACCTCCCGAGCGATGCACGCCACCGCACACGGCGTGGACCAACACGGCCAACCCCTGACCATCACCGGCACCGGATTCCTTGCCCGCGCCCTGCAACACGAGACCGACCACCTTGCCGGCCGCCTCTACGTCGACACGCTGCGCGGGGAGACCCGCCGGCGGGCCCTACGCGAGATCCGCGGCGGCCGCTACGCCCCGCCCCGCAGTCGGTGA
- a CDS encoding endonuclease/exonuclease/phosphatase family protein, whose protein sequence is MRLATFNLLHGRSLTDGLVDPRRLTAAVAALDADVLALQEVDRNQSRSGNLDQTAIAADALDAAEHRFAAAVVGHPGGRFRPLAHDDDGHDEPRYGIGLISRLPVTSWQVTRLKPAPVRSPIYVPGPGGGLVVLRDEPRVVLAAVLRTPHGSLTVAATHLSFVPGWNALQLHQTVRALRALPAPRVLLGDLNLPAGAVRLLSGWRPLGRRPTYPAGHPRVQLDHILADRQGRHFLPPVRAVANPQSVISDHRPLVVDLDG, encoded by the coding sequence GTGCGCCTGGCCACCTTCAACCTGCTCCACGGCCGGTCTCTCACCGACGGGCTCGTCGATCCGCGACGGCTCACTGCCGCGGTCGCGGCCCTCGACGCCGATGTCCTCGCCCTCCAGGAGGTCGACCGGAACCAGAGCCGCAGCGGCAACCTGGACCAGACCGCCATCGCCGCCGACGCACTCGACGCTGCCGAACACCGTTTCGCCGCTGCCGTCGTCGGTCACCCTGGCGGACGGTTCCGCCCACTGGCCCACGACGACGACGGCCACGACGAACCCCGCTACGGCATCGGCCTGATCAGTCGCCTTCCGGTCACCTCGTGGCAGGTCACTCGGTTGAAGCCGGCTCCGGTCCGCTCGCCGATCTACGTGCCCGGTCCCGGTGGTGGCCTCGTCGTACTGCGTGACGAACCGCGCGTCGTGCTCGCCGCGGTTCTGCGCACCCCACACGGTTCGTTGACGGTCGCCGCCACCCACCTGTCGTTCGTTCCCGGCTGGAACGCCCTCCAACTGCACCAGACCGTGCGCGCGTTGCGGGCCCTGCCCGCGCCACGGGTCCTGCTCGGCGACCTCAACCTGCCCGCCGGCGCGGTTCGGCTGCTGAGCGGCTGGCGTCCTCTTGGTCGCCGACCCACGTACCCGGCCGGGCACCCCCGTGTCCAGCTCGACCACATCCTCGCCGACCGGCAGGGCCGTCACTTCCTCCCGCCGGTGCGGGCCGTGGCCAACCCACAATCGGTGATCTCGGATCACCGACCCCTCGTGGTAGACCTCGACGGCTGA